The following nucleotide sequence is from Candidatus Stygibacter australis.
TGATAATCTGTAAAATTATGAGAACCGGGATTTAGATTGTTTAGATAGTAGTATCCATTATAAGAACCTGACCAGCCCCAATTAAAATGGAAATGAATTATATCTAAATCTTCATAACCATCTAGATTAAAGGCATGACCTGCATAAGGATAATATGGATAATATCCTCTATAAACAAGAGGTCGCCCATTATCTAAATCAGTCTTGATCATACCTTTCCACACTGTATCAGAATAGTCGTTTTTTAGTTCAAAATGTGCAATTGAGTTATATTTAAAATAATTAACTAATGCATTTCGTGCACAGTAAGTATGGTTACCAACCCAAGCCCCAGAAGCATCAGGTCCATAATCCATTTCAGCTCCGACACCACAATGATAAAGTAACTCCCTGGATGCATTTGTAGGAGAGCTGTTATTCATAGGAAAATTATAAGTAGTAGAACCAAAATTAGCAGAAAGTGTACCATAAGGAGGGCAGGAATAACTATGTGAACCAGTTCCTGTTGTCGGTTGCCCCCAATAATTCATAACTTGTGCCATAGCAACCGCAGTACAACCGGCATAAACATATCCTCCGGGACCGGAAACATCAGGAGGACAATATGTATTCCAACTATAACTCTGATTCCAAAGAGAACTAATCAATGGTCCAAGACGGTTGAAATCTCTATTTCTTTCGAAATTCTCTGTTCTCACATTTAACCTTTCCCATTCATCTTGTGCTGCCTGGGAAGCTGAAAGGTTATTCTCTTTAGCATACACTATCTGCTCCTTAAAACTGGCAAGCATAGCATCGAACTGTGGTGGATGATTTTCCAATCCATAATGATGCTCAAAACTATAACCGAGAACAGGTACGACAGCATCATCGGCAGCGATCATTATATAGCCGCCTTCCCTAAAATTAAAGACATAATAAATATCCTGTGAGTTTTCACGGATAAAAAATGTCTCGATAACTTCCACATTTTTCAGATTGTTTTCTTCACTTCTTTCTAAATACCAATTATTGGCAACTTGTTTCGCTGTTTCAATATTAACAGGTGTAGCATATACTAATGAAGATATTACCAATATTGATGTTAATATAAACAAACCAATTCTAATTCTTCCTTTCATCATTTCTCCTTTGTTCTATGTTTTTATGTACTCTTTATGAAAATTAAAATAATTTCCTGCTATAACTCACGTTAGCGTGCTTTGAAAATTATCTCCCTTTACTATAGACAACTTAATTACTTTGATGGAATAGTTAACTGAAACCAGATATGTAGATCGAGCATAAAAATATTATGCAATAATCATTTTTTATTCTTTCCATTTTTTTCATTTATAAAGAATTCATAATAAATTATTTGTCTGGTATTATTTAGAGTTATATATTTATTGTCAAATATTTCAATTTTCCTTGTATATCCTCAAAATTTATGAGACACTCAAAGTAACACTGATATTCATTCTGAACTCCATCCAGCATTCTGCAATTACTGAAGACCAACCGAAGAAGATCCTACGATTTGTTGGACTTGTTAATGGTTCGTGACGTTTCAGTTTAAAATTTTAGCTTATCAGCTATTGATAACAATTCTTCTTTTGACATTTCGGTCATAGCATTCACTGAAATGAGAAGTCCTTTCTCAGAATAAACCACGACCAGCACAGATATATTCATTCCACCTTCATCAATCTTGGAATACATCATTTGGTGTCCCTTATGAGAGAACGATTCAAATCCCTCATCGGTTTCCCCATCTGCATCCCCCATTGCAGTTGCGCTTATTATGATCGAAGCAGCCATGCCTTTCATATACATCGCCATGTACTGATCTTCATCAGAAGTATAGAATAAGTGGAAACATAAGATTTATTCAAAGAAAATAAAAAACGAAAAGTAATAAAATTTGACAACGAATAATTAATTATAGAAAAATAACATTGCAATTTGGTCTGATTTACAAATGGTCTCTATTAAATTTTGGTATGGATTAAAAACTATGGAAAACAAAATTAACTCGCAACAAAACCTATGAAAGGTGGGTGAGATGAAAAAATCTAAATTGTTAATTTGTATAGTCTTATTTATTAGCATACTAGGAGGAACGCTTTACAGTCAGGTTAGTAATAGAAAAAATTATAATTTAATAAAAATATCAGAAATTATTGGTGAGGATGCAAAAGGAAAAGTAGATTATCTGTTAATACCACTTTTAATAAATATGCATAATTTTGAAAACTCTGAAAAATCTCTAAAGGACAGAGCAAATCTAAAAAGCAAATTAAAAAATTACTCCAATATTCTTGCTATTGATTTTAATCATGATAGTCTTAAAGTTGAAGTTTTAATAAAAAGTAAAAAGAATAACAATTTGAGAAATTACAATGATTTAGAAATTCATGGGGTACATAAAGGAAAGGATTCAGAATATATAACAGCAACTATCCCTATTGATAAAATTGAAGAAATGGCTTCAGAACCAGATGTAATTTACATAGAAGCTGCTAAAATATTGCATTCATTATTAAACACAAGTACTGATTTAATAAATGCAGACGATGTCTGGCAAGGAAATGTAAACTATTCAATTAATGATTCGATAAACGGGGATAGTGTTTATGTTGGTGTAATAGAACTGGACACATTAAAATGGGATCATGAAACATTTATTTCACCAGAAGGAGAATATAGAATAAAGGCTATGTGGTTGGAGGGTGATACCTTAGATCATTGGTCAAATTTTCCACAATACACTGGAAATGATTTTCATCCAACGCATGTAACTGGAATTGCTGCTGGCGATGGTGATTCAGCCAATAAAAACTATAAAGGTGTTGCTTATAAATCTGATATATTATTCGCTAAAATAGGTTCATTTAATCATGACCCGAATACAAATAGTGCTTTAGATGGTTATGAATGGATGATTTATAAAGCAAGTAATGACAATAAATCTCTTGTAGTAAATATGAGTTTGGGTGCTCCTTTAGGTCCACATGATGGTTCAACGTTATTTGAAGAAGCACTAAACACAAAAATTGATACATCTAACACAATATTTGTCGTAGCGGCTGGAAATTCAGGACGCGAAACATCACCATATCCTCATATAGACGGATATGTACCTGACATACCAGGTGATAGTTTAGTTATTGAATTCAGAATAAATTATAAT
It contains:
- a CDS encoding DUF4367 domain-containing protein encodes the protein MLCFHLFYTSDEDQYMAMYMKGMAASIIISATAMGDADGETDEGFESFSHKGHQMMYSKIDEGGMNISVLVVVYSEKGLLISVNAMTEMSKEELLSIADKLKF